Part of the Sinorhizobium terangae genome is shown below.
GCGCTCCACCGGCCCGTACATATGCACGCCGCATTCCTTGCAGGCGTGCCTCTGGATAAGCGCGGTCGGATCGACGATTTCGAGCTTGTCGCCGTTTTCGACGACCGTGATGCTGTCATGCGGCGCAACCGCGACGATCGAGAAGGCCGCCCCCTTCGGCTTCCAGCACTTGGTGCAGCCGCAGGCGTGATTGTGGGCAATCCCGCCGCTGACGCGGACCCTGACGGGACGATCCTTGCAGGCGCAGACCAGCGTCCCACCGTTGAAGGTGGCGCTAGCCTTGCCCATGCCGGCGTCAAGATAAGGGTGTAGTGGAACAGGAATTTCCATGCTTTCCTCCCTTAACCGCTCGCCGGGTGCTCCCGTGCCGGCGGCGGCAACCTCATGTTTCATTCTCCCCTTCAGAATATACCACGGAAGGCCGCTTCAATTCGCGCCTCGCTTCCGCGGAGCGGACATTGGCGGCGTACCCAGATGTGCTACGATCGCCGAGCGACAGGAAAAGGGCGGTGGTGAGATGTCGTTTTCTCAATCGAGGATTTGCAAGGGCTGCTGGGAGCAGATGCGCCTTCCCGTGCCTCTGCGCGGACCGGCTTCCATTCCCTTTCGCGGCTTTGGCATCCGCCCAAGCCGGATGAATCCGAACACCTGCACGATTTGCGAACTCATGTTCACGCGCGTGATGAAGGCTCGCAAGATCACTGTTGATGTGTCTGTGCTTTTCGCGGACCTGAGAGGCTATACGACGCTTTCGCAGTCGCATTCGGCAGATGCCGTCTCGTCGCTGCTGGATGATTTCTACGATGAATGTGCCGCAGCCATTTGGGAATTCGACGGTCTTCTCAACAAGACGGTCGGCGACGCGGTCATGGCTATATTCAACTTTCCGATCCCCCGCGAGAACCACGCCGAACGTGCTGTCCTCGCTGCGAGGGAGATTCAGCGCCGCTGCCAATTGCGTCGTGAACGTCACTCGGCTGAGGGTGTCGGACTGCGCGGAAGTGAACTCGGCGTCGGTATCGGCATCGACTCCGGCGAGGCCAGCTTCGGAGAGTTCGGCCGATCGCATCGCGACCTGACTGCGATTGGTACGGTTGTGAATACGGCCGCTCGCGCCCAGTCAGCCGCTGAAGCGGGGCAGATTCTCGTCACCAGGGCCGTTTGTGAGCGGGCGAAGAGCCAACCGGCCGAAAGCGAAGGCCGCGAATACCGCCTGAAAGGCTTCGATAAGCCGATTGAGCTTTACGCAGTCTGAGCACTGTTGAAAGCGGAGCCTGTAGCGAATGTCCGCCATGAGTCGATGGCGGTAATTCGAGCCTGCGGCGGCCTCTGGCGCCAAAACTGGTCATCCCCGCTTCTTGCTCAGCCTCGACCCGGCATGCGCAGCCCTCGGCGGGCCCCGTCGCGTCCCCGCTTTGCACCAAACAACGCGTCTTCCCTGCCGCAATGGCCGTGCTACAGTCTGCGCATGCGTCAAAGGGGGCTGGCGGGGGTGGGATCCGGATGAAGGCTTTGATTGCGAAGGTTGCTGCGGCTGCCTTCGTTCTGTTCGCCCGCGCGATAACCGCGGTTCGCGCCATCTGGCCGGAAGAGGGATTGCCGGCCAAGCCTTGCGTCTATTTTGCCAACCATTCGAGCCACGGCGATTTCGTCCTCGTCTGGGCCGTGCTGCCGCCGAGGCTCCGCCACCGGACCCGCCCCGTTGCCGGCGCCGAATATTGGCTGAAATCGCAAACGAGCGCCTTCATCGGGCGCGACGTCTTCAATGCGGTGCTGATCGAACGTGAACGGGAGAAGCGGACGCAGGATCCGATCGCGCTGATGGTCTCGGCGATCGATGCCGGCTCGTCGCTGATCCTTTTTCCTGAGGGCACGCGAAACCAGACGGAGGAACGGCTTCTCCCGTTCAAGAGCGGCATCTTCCATCTGGTCGATCAGCGCCCGGAGGTCGATCTCGTGCCGGTATGGATCAACAATTTGAACCGGGTCATGCCCAAGGGCGAGATCGTGCCGATCCCGCTGATCTGCACCGTCACCTTCGGCCGCGCGCTCCGCCTCGCACCCGGCGAAGACAAGGAAACATTTCTCGAACGGATGCGGGCCGCTCTCCTGGCGCTTGCTCCGAAACCGGCAGGGAGCGGCGAATGACTGCGGCAGGCTCCGATCTCGTGACCCTCGTCCTCGGCATCTTCGGCGTGCTCATCGTCGCCTCCACGGTCGGCTACATACTCGAGCGACGTCTCGCGACCAACGAACCGAACGCCGCGGTCGAAAACCTCAACGCCCGCATCCGGGCGTGGTGGGCGATGGTCATCCTGATCGGCCTTGCCTTCATCGCCGGCCGGATCGGTGTCCTTTTCCTCTTCGCCTTCTGCTCCTTTGCGGCGCTCAGGGAATTCATCACGCTGATCTACACCCGGCGCGCCGACCACTGGGCGCTCGCCTCGGCCTTCTTCCTCGTCCTGCCGATCCAGTATTATCTGCTCTGGGCCGAGGAATACGGTATCTTCTCGATCTTCATTCCCGTCTATGCCTTCCTGCTTATGCCGATCATCTCGGTGCTCCGGGGCGATACCGAGCGCTTCCTGCTTCGCGTCGCCGAAGTGCAATGGGCCTTGATGATCTGCGTCTTCTGCGTCTCGCATGTACCGGCGCTGCTGACCCTCGACATACCCGGCTACGAGGGGCGCAACGTGCTGCTGATCGCCTTTCTGGTGATCGTCGTGCAGCTGAGCGATGTGCTGCAATATGTCTGGGGCAAGCTCTTCGGCCGCACCAGGATCGCGCCGAAACTCTCGCCGTCGAAGACGGTCGAAGGCTTTGTCGGCGGCGTTGCCAGCGCCACACTGATCGGGGCCGCCCTGTGGTGGATCACGCCGTTCACGCCGCTTCAGGCCGGCCTCATGTCGTTCATCATCACCCTCATGGGCTTTCTCGGAGGGCTGGTGATGTCGGCAATCAAGCGCGACCGCGGCGTCAAGGACTGGGGCCATCTCATCGAAGGTCACGGCGGGCTGATCGACAGACTTGATTCCGTCGTCTTCTCGGCGCCGATCTTCTTCCATCTCGTGCGCTATTGGTGGTCGCTCTCATGAGATCCGTGTTGAGGGACTGGGCGCGCAGCAGCACGGTGCATGTGCTCTTCGCCTTTCTGGCCATGGGCGGCTGGGCGGTCTTCGCCAACAGCGCTCATCCTATGCCGCAGCCGCTTGTTTCCGGGGTCCTGCAAGGCGCGCTATCGGCCGGTCTTACGCTGTTCCTCAAGTCTGTGATCGACGGGCTTTCGAAGCGCTTCAGCGGACCTGAGCGTTTCTGGGCGCCGCCTTTGATCGCCTGCCTCGGCTCGGCGAGCCTGCTGGTGTCGCTCCACGCCCTCGGTGGCACGCCCGAAATACTCAAGACCGTCGCAGTCCCGCTCTTGGTCTCGACGACCTACGCGTGGTCCTACGCTTATTCGATTTCCAGGAAAAGAGGCGAACAATGACCGAGACAGGCGACCGGCGGCCGCTTGCAAGCCGCAACACACGCTGGGCCGGCGCGATCGCTCGCTGGATGGCGGCGCGGGCGATCACGCCCAACCAGATCTCGCAAGCGAGCATGGTGGCCGCGGCTCTCGCCGGCGGTGCGTTCTTCCTGGCAGGGCAGAACATGGGCGGGGTGCGGATCGCCTGCCTGCTTTTGGCCGCCCTGTTCTGCCAGCTCCGGCTGCTCTGCAACCTCTTTGACGGCATGGTCGCCGTCGAGGGCGGCAAGGGCGAGCCGGATGGCCCTTTCTGGAACGAGTTTCCGGATCGCGTCGCCGACCTCCTCATATTCACGGGGCTCGGCTATGGCATCGGCACGCCGGGACTCGGCTGGGCTGCCGGCGCCTTCGCCGTCCTCACCGCCTATGTCCGCGAACTTGGCCGTGCCATCGGGAATCCGAGCGACTTTTCCGGGCCGATGGCCAAGCAGCACCGCATGGCGACAGTCACCGCCGCCGCGGCCCTCTCCATCGCCGAGCCTCTGTGGCAAGGCCACAACGAGGTGCTGATCATCGCCCTCTGGTTGGTCGCCCTCGGCGCGGCGCT
Proteins encoded:
- the gfa gene encoding S-(hydroxymethyl)glutathione synthase, with the protein product MEIPVPLHPYLDAGMGKASATFNGGTLVCACKDRPVRVRVSGGIAHNHACGCTKCWKPKGAAFSIVAVAPHDSITVVENGDKLEIVDPTALIQRHACKECGVHMYGPVEREHPFQGLDFIHPERFEESGWPEPGFAAFVSSIIESGVDPAKMNGVRNHLRRIGLEPYDCLSPELMDFVATWVAKKSGALKQ
- a CDS encoding adenylate/guanylate cyclase domain-containing protein; this translates as MSFSQSRICKGCWEQMRLPVPLRGPASIPFRGFGIRPSRMNPNTCTICELMFTRVMKARKITVDVSVLFADLRGYTTLSQSHSADAVSSLLDDFYDECAAAIWEFDGLLNKTVGDAVMAIFNFPIPRENHAERAVLAAREIQRRCQLRRERHSAEGVGLRGSELGVGIGIDSGEASFGEFGRSHRDLTAIGTVVNTAARAQSAAEAGQILVTRAVCERAKSQPAESEGREYRLKGFDKPIELYAV
- a CDS encoding lysophospholipid acyltransferase family protein, whose amino-acid sequence is MKALIAKVAAAAFVLFARAITAVRAIWPEEGLPAKPCVYFANHSSHGDFVLVWAVLPPRLRHRTRPVAGAEYWLKSQTSAFIGRDVFNAVLIEREREKRTQDPIALMVSAIDAGSSLILFPEGTRNQTEERLLPFKSGIFHLVDQRPEVDLVPVWINNLNRVMPKGEIVPIPLICTVTFGRALRLAPGEDKETFLERMRAALLALAPKPAGSGE
- a CDS encoding phosphatidate cytidylyltransferase — encoded protein: MTAAGSDLVTLVLGIFGVLIVASTVGYILERRLATNEPNAAVENLNARIRAWWAMVILIGLAFIAGRIGVLFLFAFCSFAALREFITLIYTRRADHWALASAFFLVLPIQYYLLWAEEYGIFSIFIPVYAFLLMPIISVLRGDTERFLLRVAEVQWALMICVFCVSHVPALLTLDIPGYEGRNVLLIAFLVIVVQLSDVLQYVWGKLFGRTRIAPKLSPSKTVEGFVGGVASATLIGAALWWITPFTPLQAGLMSFIITLMGFLGGLVMSAIKRDRGVKDWGHLIEGHGGLIDRLDSVVFSAPIFFHLVRYWWSLS
- a CDS encoding CDP-alcohol phosphatidyltransferase family protein, translating into MTETGDRRPLASRNTRWAGAIARWMAARAITPNQISQASMVAAALAGGAFFLAGQNMGGVRIACLLLAALFCQLRLLCNLFDGMVAVEGGKGEPDGPFWNEFPDRVADLLIFTGLGYGIGTPGLGWAAGAFAVLTAYVRELGRAIGNPSDFSGPMAKQHRMATVTAAAALSIAEPLWQGHNEVLIIALWLVALGAALTAFRRGRALVRRLKEAGGR